The following are encoded together in the Streptococcus oralis genome:
- the folP gene encoding dihydropteroate synthase, with the protein MSNKVNHKKTAICGIINVTPDSFSDGGQFLALDQALQQARKLIAEGASMLDIGGESTRPGSSYVEIEEEIQRVVPVIKAIREESDVLISIDTWKSQVAEAALAAGANLVNDITGLMGDEKMADVVAKAGAKVVIMFNPVMARPQHPSSLIFPHFGFGQAFTEEELADFEKMPIEDLMKAFFDRALARANQAGIARENILLDPGIGFGLTKKENLLLLRDLDKLHQQGYPIFLGVSRKRFVINVLEENGFEVNSETELGFRNRDTASAHVTSIAARQGVEVVRVHDVASHRMAVEIASAIRLADDAENLDLKQYK; encoded by the coding sequence TGGAATTATCAATGTAACCCCAGACTCCTTTTCGGATGGTGGGCAGTTTCTTGCTCTTGACCAGGCGCTCCAGCAAGCTCGTAAATTAATAGCAGAAGGAGCGAGCATGCTAGATATCGGTGGAGAATCGACTCGGCCGGGCAGTAGCTATGTTGAGATAGAAGAGGAAATCCAGCGTGTTGTTCCAGTGATTAAAGCTATCCGTGAGGAAAGTGATGTTCTCATTTCCATCGATACTTGGAAAAGTCAGGTGGCAGAGGCTGCTTTGGCTGCTGGTGCCAATCTGGTCAATGATATCACTGGTCTCATGGGAGATGAGAAAATGGCGGATGTGGTTGCTAAGGCTGGAGCGAAGGTGGTTATCATGTTTAATCCGGTTATGGCTCGTCCTCAGCATCCTAGTTCGCTCATCTTTCCTCATTTTGGTTTTGGGCAAGCTTTTACAGAGGAAGAGTTAGCTGACTTTGAAAAAATGCCAATCGAAGACCTGATGAAGGCTTTCTTTGACAGAGCCCTAGCGAGAGCGAACCAAGCTGGGATAGCAAGAGAAAACATTTTGCTGGATCCAGGAATTGGCTTTGGTCTGACCAAAAAGGAAAATCTACTCCTTCTACGGGATCTAGATAAACTACACCAGCAAGGCTATCCGATCTTTCTTGGAGTTTCACGTAAGCGATTTGTCATCAATGTCCTAGAAGAAAATGGTTTTGAAGTCAATTCTGAGACCGAACTTGGTTTCCGCAATCGGGATACTGCTTCGGCTCATGTAACCAGTATCGCTGCGAGACAGGGGGTCGAAGTAGTGCGCGTGCACGATGTAGCCAGTCACAGGATGGCAGTTGAAATTGCCTCTGCTATCCGTTTGGCAGATGATGCAGAAAATCTAGATTTAAAACAATATAAATAA
- a CDS encoding bifunctional folylpolyglutamate synthase/dihydrofolate synthase — protein MNEIENNQWIAHYRTDQPHFGLERMVELLALRGNPHLKLKVIHIGGTNGKGSTIAFLKKMLEKLGLRVGVFSSPYLIHYTDQISINGRSIPEARLEALMADYQSLLEGESATNLQGTTEFEIITALAYDYFASEQVDVAIMEVGMGGLLDSTNICQPILTGITTIGLDHVALLGDTLEAIAEQKAGIIKQGIPLVTGHIVPEALTVIDPIAEAKNAPRLAYGKDYQVSHQKSVVTGEIFDYTSSVRQGRFQTGLLGLHQIENAGMALALLDTYCQETGRELASNDLVAQALKETRWPGRLEVVSSDPLLLLDGAHNPHAIKALLATLQERFADYHKEILFTCIKTKALDDMLDLLGEMPDTELTLTHFDDSRATDESVLKETAKSRNLNYQSWQDFLEQKLTDKNEEKQTVRIVTGSLYFLSQVRAYLMERKNENGYTKD, from the coding sequence ATGAACGAAATTGAAAACAATCAGTGGATTGCCCACTACCGGACCGACCAACCGCATTTCGGTTTGGAGCGAATGGTGGAACTCCTAGCTCTGCGAGGCAATCCCCATCTCAAACTTAAGGTCATCCATATTGGAGGGACCAATGGCAAGGGGTCTACCATTGCTTTTTTGAAAAAGATGCTGGAAAAATTAGGACTGAGAGTTGGGGTGTTCAGCTCGCCCTATCTCATTCATTACACAGATCAGATTAGTATCAATGGGAGATCCATTCCCGAGGCTAGACTAGAAGCGCTCATGGCAGACTATCAGTCTTTGCTTGAGGGGGAATCTGCTACCAATTTGCAGGGGACAACCGAATTTGAGATTATCACAGCTCTAGCCTATGATTACTTTGCCTCAGAACAAGTAGATGTGGCCATCATGGAAGTCGGTATGGGTGGTCTTTTGGATAGTACCAATATCTGTCAACCAATTTTGACAGGAATTACGACCATTGGACTGGATCATGTGGCCCTACTTGGTGACACCTTGGAAGCCATAGCAGAGCAGAAGGCTGGTATTATCAAGCAAGGCATTCCCTTGGTGACAGGTCATATTGTTCCTGAAGCCTTGACTGTGATAGACCCTATTGCAGAAGCTAAAAATGCGCCTAGACTTGCCTATGGGAAAGATTACCAGGTCAGTCACCAAAAGAGTGTGGTGACAGGCGAAATCTTTGATTATACCAGTTCTGTCAGACAAGGTCGCTTTCAAACAGGTCTGCTTGGTTTGCACCAGATAGAAAATGCGGGGATGGCGCTTGCTCTCTTAGACACTTATTGTCAGGAGACTGGGCGAGAATTAGCAAGTAATGACTTGGTTGCTCAAGCTTTGAAAGAAACCAGATGGCCAGGGCGTTTGGAGGTCGTGTCTAGCGACCCCTTGTTGCTTTTGGATGGTGCCCACAATCCCCATGCTATCAAGGCTTTACTAGCAACCTTACAAGAACGCTTTGCGGATTATCATAAGGAAATCCTCTTTACCTGCATCAAAACCAAGGCCTTGGACGATATGCTGGATTTGCTAGGGGAAATGCCAGATACCGAGCTTACCCTTACACATTTTGATGATAGTCGGGCGACGGATGAAAGCGTGCTGAAAGAGACAGCCAAGTCTAGAAATCTCAATTACCAAAGTTGGCAGGATTTTCTAGAGCAGAAATTGACAGATAAAAATGAAGAGAAACAAACAGTTAGGATTGTCACAGGTTCCTTGTATTTCTTGAGCCAAGTGAGAGCCTATCTGATGGAGAGGAAGAACGAGAATGGATACACAAAAGATTGA